One genomic region from Amblyraja radiata isolate CabotCenter1 chromosome 47, sAmbRad1.1.pri, whole genome shotgun sequence encodes:
- the psmb4 gene encoding proteasome subunit beta type-4 yields the protein MMDGPEPGSFMSVNVTANCGGNPAKRTMSPMVTGTSVLGVKFDGGVILAADMLGSYGSMARFRNVSRLMKVNEATILGASGDYADYQHLKQAIEQMIIDEDLLGDGHSYSPKAIHSWLTRVMYNRRSRMNPLWNTVIIGGINNGESFLGYVDKLGVAYEAPTVATGFGAYLAQPLMRQVAENNAVISKDEARQLIERCLKVLYYRDARSYNRYQLATVTAAGVEIEGPLTSETNWDIAHMISGFE from the exons ATGATGGACGGGCCGGAGCCCGGGAGCTTCATGTCCGTCAACGTGACCGCGAACTGTGGAGGAAACCCCGCGAAGAGGACgat GAGCCCGATGGTGACGGGCACGTCGGTGCTGGGGGTGAAGTTTGACGGGGGGGTGATCCTCGCCGCCGACATGCTGGGCTCGTACGGATCCATGGCGCGCTTCCGCAACGTCTCGCGGCTGATGAAGGTGAACGAGGCGACGATCCTGGGGGCGTCGGGCGACTACGCTGACTACCAGCACCTCAAGCAGGCCATCGAGCAGAtgat CATTGACGAGGACTTGCTCGGAGACGGCCACAGCTACAGCCCGAAGGCGATCCACTCCTGGCTGACCAGGGTCATGTATAACCG GAGATCCCGGATGAATCCTCTGTGGAACACAGTCATCATCGGTGGAATAAACAATGGCGAGAG CTTCCTGGGTTACGTGGACAAGCTGGGAGTTGCCTACGAGGCTCCGACAGTGGCCACGGGGTTTGGCGCCTACCTTGCGCAG CCCCTGATGAGGCAGGTAGCGGAAAACAACGCTGTCATCTCTAAAGACGAAGCCCGCCAGCTGATCGAACGCTGCCTGAAGGTCCTGTATTACCGAGACGCACGGTCCTACAACCGG TACCAACTGGCGACGGTGACAGCGGCGGGCGTGGAAATCGAGGGGCCGCTAACGTCCGAGACCAACTGGGATATCGCTCACATGATCAG TGGGTTTGAGTAG